Genomic window (Indicator indicator isolate 239-I01 chromosome 13, UM_Iind_1.1, whole genome shotgun sequence):
AAGGCATATCTGCTTTGCTGGTCGACCTATGAGAGGACTCATTGTCCTCTGTTACCTGGCCAGCCTATGGCAGCTGGGATGTTGCCATCCTGAGGCAGCTTTATTGCAAAGCTAGTGTTTGAAAGTACAATGAGATACTGAATGAGATACTGGGCACACCCAGCTTCTTTTTTAAGTAGTCTTGGTGTTAGCAATGGGAAGGTGTGTAGAGAATGAAAGGTTTTATTAACAAGTGCCAAATGCTTCTATTTAGAGTCCAACACAATATTGGATACCTCATTGAAATCAGTGCTGATTTTTAAGGGATTGTTTTTATATGAAGAAAGTATTGAAGTGTCTTATGAAGGGTTAACACTTGAGCTACTTTTACCATTAATATCAAATAATCCTCTAAGAATTAAAGACTGCCAAGTATTTGAATGGTCTAAGGCCATTAGTTGCTGGCACAGCATAAGAAGTAATGGAAGCAATGGACAGCAGTGGTTGTCTGTAGTTCTTAACTCTTTCACATATTCCCACCTTCCTAGCAtagcttctctgctctttctgtctGGCAGGGAAACTGCAATCGtgttctgcagagcagtggtTTATGGTTATATGGCTGCACTCAAGGTTCTGCCTTTGGACTTCCCAGAAGCACCAGATAAAAGAAAACGCACAGAGGGAAAGACTCAGTCGTTAGGAGAAGAATAAAGGTAAAGCTCACTTCATGACTGGTATCTCCCTCCATAAAAAGTCATGGTTAAAAGTGGGCTTGCAAAGACAGCCACTcttaatgcattttaaaatagtCATTAGCAAGCTCAGACAACAGTTGGGTGCTGGGTGAAGCCCTGTAGTGCCACTGTTCTTTTACTCAGTGGGTGTAGCAACAGCCTCAAGGTGGATGCTCTTTGGCACTTCTCCCCAAAGAGCATTTCATAATGATACAGTGGCGTCACATCAGAGCATCAATATTTGCTTTGGCTGCATGTGACTTCCTTGTAAGAAGTAAGAATTTTACAAACTGAAATTGGCTTtagaagcactgcagcagccatgTGAAGTCTGCCATGTTGGCATATATGGGGTTGTGTAAACCTTAATTACAGGTCGAGAAGCTGAACCATGCTGATTAACTGCGTCAGCAACCTCACCCACCTTCTTGCTGTTCCAATTCTGTAGCTGCTAACAAATCAGAAGGCTGAGACTAACCACACAAAACACAAGATGGAAAGTAATGCCTTTGCCTGGTGGtaaatgaattttaaatcaGGAGTTTTCCCCGGCCTGCTGAGTCTGTAGGGTTTAGTTATTTCCTGATCTTCTGAAATCTCTGGTACATTCCTGGATTTGAAGTATTTGCTGGTTTTTTAGATGGGATTAggttttgtaaatattttgtcAGTCCTGTTTCAATGGGTGTCCAGTTTATATAAAACCTGAAGAAATGCCCTGTCAAAAAAATGTTTGGAGGTTTATCCTGTAGCATCTGGAGAGCCAAATAGCAGCAATTGCCATgggagagagcagggagggattGCTCAAGGTTGTTTTTCAAGTTAATGTTGGGTGCGCTTTCCTACTTCTGACACGAAATAGAACTTCCTCCAAATACACTTTCCAGCATAAAGGATGAAATGATTCCTGGTGCCAAATGCTTCAAGCAATGCCTCCTTTTATTGCACTAGTTGTAAAATGCAGTTATGGATCATTTACTGTCCTTTTGATGGCCTTCTTAatagatcttttttttcccccaagccATTTTCTACTGTTGAAAATTGCTCCTGTCCTTTTGATTACATCACCGAAACCTCCAATTTCCCACAGACTGGGGGTGAAAGAAGCACTATGAGGAATGAAGTAACAAAACGGTGGCAACTGGGCTTTGCTGTATTGTTAAGATGACTGAGATGTGACTGTGTATTATGGAGTGACAAGATGGAATATATCATCAGAAATTtcagcccaggcagcagcagtaaaTTCTGCAAATAAATCTGTCTATAATTTGAGATATAATAATGTCAGTGATAACactatcccccccccccaaattaaATTTTACAGTAGAAGAGCACACAGTGAACGATGTAAATGATGATCTTCACTTTGTGAATCACTTTTTTAAAGAGCACTTTTCCTACTGCCAACTAGCATGTGACTGAATTCTAGATTCTCTCATTTGTTACAATCTGTAGAAGTGAAATTTTCTCTGATCTGTCTGTTCATGGATAAATTCCTCATACAAATGCTGAAACAAAGCACCTTATACTATGCTGCTTAAACTTGCTTGTAATTGCACCTTTTGTTAcctgcagatattttttttttcttaatgagtATTCTTGTGCGAGATCATTGTTCCCTGTGGGTCTGGGTGAATGATTaaccacaccccaccccacagcATCATTTACTGATAGAGTTTCTATTTGGATACAACCTTGTATTGTGAGTTCAGTGCTTCAGAAATAAATGCTACTTCCATTTGTCTTTGGTTGTGTATCATTTATTTCCCTTCTGCAGAAATTAAATCAAGATcatcaggggggaccttatggCTGTGTTACAATACCTGAAATGATCCTatgggaaggctggagagggactttgcatAAGGGTGTCCAGCTAttggacaagggacagtggctttAAGATGAGGCAGAGTAGGTTTAgcctggatcttaggaagttcttcagtatgagggtggtgagactctggaatcggctgtccagggaggctgtggatgcctcctccttgggggtgttccaggccaggctggaggaggccttgagcagccgagTCTGGGAGAGGCATCCCTGaccatggtgaggaggttggagtagatgatctcaaaggtccctcccaaccatCTTTCACTGTTTCATATGATGTAAACAAAGTTTAGATTGCTGTAGTTGTAGCTTTAACAAAaccaatttatttttcattaaacagACAACAACACTGTTGTCTGTTTTAGGATACTAAAGTGACAAAAAATCacaattaaagaagaaaatatgctTAAAAATATCACAGGAGTTGTGTGAACCTCTGACAGCAGGTAGCACAGGAACATAAGCAATAAAACAGCTCCAGCTTTGGAGAAGACTTTATTGCGTTTTGTACTCTGAATCCTGAGATCATGCCGCTTAGAGCAAGTGTAAAATTCCAGTCACAAACATAAGGTTTAACTGCAAATGTGCTTTTTGTAAGCAAGGTTCTTGCCGTAAACTTGTACCCTCAAGTTATATTCTCTGAACTGGCAGGAGCTTGCTGTCCACTGCAACCCAGCATGGAAGTGCACAGTGTCTCACACTCTGGTGTCAATATTCATGACAGTATTGGTGGGTGCTGGACTGTATTCCCTGGAGTGCATTTCTGGAGATGTTTCCTTGTGTTACCTGTAAGGACACCATCCCAGAATGTCAGAATAAATGATTCTGCTCACAGCACTCCTTTATTTGCAGCCTTTTCAGTCAGCAGCTCATTAACAGATAACAACTACTGTGCCCAGCTTATCAGCTGGCTCTGTGTTTTCATTGTTAAACGGCATAAAGCAGAATTTCCAGCTGACAAATGGATCTGTAGCCCATGTCTCCTCTGTCAGTTCAACGTCCTGACAGCGGCACCAGTATGCCACTGCAATGAGAAAGCTGTTGATGAAGTACAGCCAGGGGACGTTCATCTCCATGTAGGCTGGAATCTGAGCACCAAGAAACAAAATGATAACTTGAAGGAGAACAAAAGGTGCCCAAGTGCCCAGGAAACAGACGAGGAGTCTGGTCAGGAGCTGCCACTTAAAGCTGGTGCCGCTGTTGTTAGACATGTAGGAGAACATCAGAACAGGCTGACTGGAGAAGGAAATGACCCTGACAGACAGCAGCATGCTTAAAACTTCCCTCCAACAGGCCAGGAGAGCTGTGCCCAcgagcagcaccacagcacatGAGACCGAGTAGCTCTGCAGGCTGGCATAGAGAGGACACTGATAAGGAGAAAAACGGTTCTGCATTTCTAGTTCTCCATAGACAGGAGGAGCGGTCAGAATGCAGAAAAACCCTGAAATCCATATAACAACCACAAGCAGCACATAAAGTATCCTGTGCCCTCTTCTAGGAAACTGAGAGGTTTGGGCTACAGTCATGTAATAATCCAGGCCAGCCACGAGATACACTGGGTAGTGCACGATACTGTAGGTAAGAGAGATTATTTGAGTGAAGAGACAAATGTGGTACTTAGTGAATCGCATACCCCAGAGAGCAAAGTCCTCAAAATAGAAAATGAAGGATATACTCATCAGCAGTGTGAAATCCAGCAGTGCCAGTGAAACACAAAAGTACCCCATAAAACTAACTTTCACATTTTTTTGCTTCACTTGCAGCATGAAGAAATCGAGGAACACTTTTCCGAGGATAATCAGGAGCAACATGCAGCTGATTTCAAGTGGTTGGTGGACATAACTGGAGTGGTACTGACCAGAACAGTTCTCACACAGTGTGGCAGCCATCCTCTGATGGTGAGAACCAGCAAAATAAGCATCACGGGGCACAATGCTTCgtatctgaaaagaaaaaaaaaaacaaaacaacaacaaggtTGTGAAAATTAGTTGCTGGATACCTCTGCCAGTTAATTCCCCATCACAGCAACTACCAAATTTACCTCTGAATTTTCCAGGCTCCTTAATTAAGAGTGAAGAGATTCACTAAAACATCATTAGATTGTCAAAAAGGGCCTCAATTTTATATTCTTCAAATTAGATTCTCAAGGGTTAAAAGGTCAACATAGACCTAAGTTACTTTTCTAGCTACTGTCCTAAGTTTAGGAAATAAGGTTGACTGTTCCTTTCCTATAGAAACCCTCTGTCCAGCTGGGCTGAGGGGTGGATGTTTTAGAGCTCCTATATACCTTGAAGAAATCAGGCAACATCATTCAAGACACAGGACATGTTACAGTATGGCCTTAAGAGTTCCTGATGCTCATAGAATCCATATAGAATTGAGACTGCAGAAATACcctgaaagcaaaaaaagcatCAACCCAATTCATCCTTTTTCAGTGCTAAAATCCTGGAACTCCGAGGCAGCCCAAAGCACACGTGCTTCATTAGTTGAGTAGGgttctttttttcagtctttagcAGTGAAAGTACTCAGAACACCTCATTTTCCCCTTGGACTTCCATAAATCTCCTTAGGATAACTCTTTTCTGTATGTTAATTCCTAAGGAAAATGAACACAGGATGGTTTTATGTATGTCAGCATGACAGACAAAACTgcatgttttcttctctctttcctgaaGAACTGGGATGATACCAGCATTCTCAGTAACAGCAGTGAAGCTGGGAAGCCAAGGCAGCTGTAAGAGGGAATTTGCCTCTTCAGATCTCTGTTCACAGTGCTTTGCTTGTATTTAAATAGACACCTGCATTTCATTATCAGCCTGACACAGTGAACATTTCAGTTAGTGTCTCCTGGAAAGtagaaaaagaagctgaaataCTTGGCAGTGCAGCTTCATATGTGTTCACCGAACTCACTGCCACTTCAGTCTCCACCTGCACAGGTACAATTCATCCTCTAAACCCTCCTATGTTTTACAGTACAACTTAATCTAAGCCTTTTGTGTGCACTTTGTCTCCATAAACTGGATACTGCCCTTATCCATGCAGAAAGGAGGAGCGAGTCAGGCCATGCTATCGAAGTGATTATAACTCGTATTATTAGAATGCCAAATCACCTAAGCACACGTTAAAGCCTTTCGGAAGTCCGCGGTGCAAAGACccgggcagagcagcagaattcGGCGGTTGGAGCAGAGGGCACCGAGGGGACTCGGTCTGCTCTCCTACCGCGCACACCTCCCCCGACGCCATCGGAGATGCCAGCGCCTCCCCGGCCCCCAGGAGCTCCCCACCTCCGCCCGGTGCCTGCTCTTCCCGTCGAGCTGAGGTAGGCGGCGGCTGAGGagagctctgagaagacctCCCACGCGGCGTTCCCGCCCAGCTGACCCTTTCTCACGGCGGAACCCACCTGCTGCGGCCGCCGCCACTGCGTGCTCCTCCTCGGTGTGCGCTGTGGGGACCTGCCCCGGCCTCCCGCGCCGCGGTCACCTCAGGCGGCGGCCATCTCCGTCGCACGGGGACACGGGCGGGGTGGGGAAGAGCCGGGATCGACTCCCTGCACGGGTTGGGTCGAGCGGGCCTTGCCCAGCCGTGCCCGGCCCTGCCCGCACCTCACCGAGCTAAGCCGGTCCGGTCGCTCGGCGCCAACCAGTTTCCCGCCGCCCTCGGGGCGCCTCAGCGCCCAACCTTGTCCGGGTCCTTCCTCCGCCACCGGGCGGGGAACGGCGGTGAGAGGCTCAATGCGACGGGAAAATAACCGCTTTGAGAAAAAGGGTTAAGTACGTTGCGTTTAATCCCTCGCTCCATACGCGCCTGCCGTGATCGAGGGTAGTGAGCCGAGGTGAGCGCCGGTCGTTACCTGAGCGGCGAGGGCACAGCCGAGCTGCCCTCCCGGGGCCGCCGAAATCGCTACCTACGTGGCAGGTAAACATCTGATGTTCTAAATCTGAGACATGTGCGTGGAAAACAGGCAGCAGGACGACGGCAGGCTGCTTGACTGTGGGTGACAGCCTAAGCCCTCAATGCCTGATGGCAGCGGCGTGTGGCAGCGACCCACAGGCCGTGGCATTTATGGAGCCCTTTGTATGCACACACGGTGTTTACACACCCACGCTGGCTTTAAGGCGCAACCCTGTTGGCAAACAGGCATCGGGTTCACCCACGCAGAGTTAGAGTGTGCAGAGGTACTGTGATCCTCTCGCAGAGTTGTCTCAATGTACCCAGCAAACTTTGGAGAAActaatttctgcttcttttctggtcTCACGTGTCAAaaagcagtcagcatggatatCTTGTCCCTTGCCACAGAGCCCTGTGTGGGATTATCTTGGGGCACAATGACACCTGAAGTGCCCTGGATTTGTGGTCTTCCACATGCACATTACCCTTCCCATGCCAGATGTAGCATGCCTCTGAATATGTGACAAATCACCTGTTTGCTGCATACCTCCACTTTTATCATTGTTTAAGCCATCAAATAATCTGAATAGTGCAGAAGTCAGCCAGTGGTGTATTTGCAGCACAGTTCACATTTTTTTTAGCATCACCTTGTGTTTTCATGGAATGTTTCTAGTAAGAACAAACTGTAGGAGCCTCGAGCTCCTACATCCTTTACTGGATCCAGGCTACAGGGTACTTTCAGGGATCATAACTGTAgccttttctgtttggtttctgttttatATGTTGGAGATTAATGATGGTTACCACCTGTAAAGCATACTTTAATCCATATCTAAAGCATCAACCGTGTTTACTGAGTTCTGTTAGCGCTCTCTCTACTTTAACTTGTGCTGCAACTGTTTGCATAGTGCTAACTCCAAACTAATTCCACTCTCAGAAGCCTTTTATCATAAAACAATTCTAGGAGTGATCATTATTTTCACATTAGGCATGGCAAAACGAATGCCTGCTGTGTCAGCCAGTAAGTAATGGACTCTTTGTGGACACAGTCAGGAAAtgtggcttttcttttcctgcaccTGTTGCTGTATTACAAATAAAATCATCCAatgttttattaaataaaatgagAAGCCTTAATGAAATTGTACCAGCCATTACCAGGAAGTCTATGGAAAACattcagcagctgcccaggctcAGCTCACTTACACTGACAGGATTGTTTTGTACTTCTCCTTATGTTCTAAGTGAGAAAGCCAGAGCCCCTCTTTAAAGCCATCATCCTGCGTCCTGTCACAACATGCCCTGCTTTTAGTAACAAATCATGCTCAAGTTACATACCTGTGACTCGTGCACATGATTGTTAGAAGTCAGGGCCCTGACTAAGTATTTTGCAAGCACCACCTTACCTACCCTTCCAACACACTGGTAAAGCAAGTAAAAGCTTCTGTATCATTCAGAGAGCTTAAGGATCAGGGCACAAGCGCTAGATGGATGAAAAGGGTTTATTCTCTAAACTGTGCTGACTTGTACTGAATCCACCAGCAGATCCAAGAGGGATGCTGACAGGGACTTCTAACTGCTGCCAGTAAACCAactgcagctggaagaggatATTCTCTGTTGGCAACTGCAGCTGGACGGTTTGAGTATTAGTTTGCAGTCACTGTGACTCTATTAGAAAAGAATTAAATTctcagaggagctggagagcaaCCTGCAGGGCTCTTAGAGCCACAGAGAGCAATGCAGGTgcttgcaggaaggaaaacaaagggctAAGCCAGGCAGGTGCATTTTCCACACTGAACGTTTGCACAAGGCAGCTGCTTCTGTCCACCTTTTTCCTGCTCCTAACAAAAGGAAAGCAAGTCCTGGTTAATATATTTTGTGAGCTGGCTGTGGAACTGAGACATTCTCCATTTTTAGCTGCCCTTCATGCTCTGGGAACTCCATCTGGTATTGATTTCAAACAGAAACAGGACTAAATGAGCAAGATGTAGACATAACTATAACCAAAAAccagaaaggcaggaaaatcTGCTATGATACATAGCAGGTGAAAGTAAATGCTCCCCATGAGCagctatttttatatatatacacacacaaggTACTTTGCTATTAGAATATTGCTTATCATCACAGATACAAGCATCCACACCAGAGCTGTAGCATCTGCTACAGATGAAGAAATATGTTTgtcaaagaatattttaaaattattttctaatgaCTAAAGATCTGCCTTTGTTtaagaacactggaacagcacaagtgagctgaggttgtttccaTACCAGACCAGAGCATACTTGGGTAAAACATCTCTGCTAAATACTGATCTGCAGTAAATATCCTTCTATGTTTTACAAGCAATTATTTAATTCCAAAAATAAAGTTAGGAATAATTACATTttcttgcaaagaaaaataatcagaaaattCTATTTGGTATGTAAGACACTGGGGGGAAGGTGAGCATGACCACTATGAAATTGTAttgcaggaaggacattttaATAACTAGTCATTGAAATGACTTTCATCTACACAGATGTAGGCGTGTACTCGTTCCCATAAAGTCACCCTAGACTCTGAAAATCAGCACTCTGAAATATCTGATACAAAAGGGTCTGGATAAAACATGGCCCAGTACCTTCTCTCTTTGGACTAAAAGCACCTGTTAGATACCCTAAGTCCATTCTGGCACATTGTAATCTCTGCTCTCGTCTCATTCCACAATAATTCTGACATGTTTGGGAAATACTTACAGCAAATGCCAAGCTACAGGAATGAGTAATGGGGTCCTCTCCTTAACCAGCTCCAGCAAGATCTTTTTCTTCACACTGCTTCGTCTGAAGATGCAAAGCTATTCACTGTAGATCAAGTGAGAGTTACGGCCAATTCAATTGCTGGAGCTGTGCAAGCCTGTTACTCTGTTAAGGTGAGAGAGATCCAGACACTTATCCCTAGGCTTATTGCACATACCCACTTTGCAAGAAGCAGATGGCAAGATTActgaattatttattatttgatAGTTTCAATTTTACTTTCTCAGGAAGGCCTTTCAGATTTCACTCTTAGGAAGAACAATAACTGAAAGCCACTGCAGTAATTCCTTCAGAAACTGGCAGTggttcagctgcctgctgtgaaCCACTGCTGGACCTGTTGCCAGtgttctgtgctctgctgtgttcaGTGCTCTGCTGTGTTCAGTGTATAGCTGTGCTCTCCAAAGTGCTCATTTGCAACTGTTTTCTGAAGGCACCCATGCAAAGTGTCTGACAGCCATTTCAGCTCCCATGGGAATCACCAGGAATTGTAACAAACTGTGCAGGTGTCTTCAGTAGAGAGATTTTTACAACAGTGTGGTAAAAAGAGTTATCAAGCAAGCTGTAGTATAAGCTCCTCAAGTCAGACATAA
Coding sequences:
- the GPR160 gene encoding probable G-protein coupled receptor 160, producing MAATLCENCSGQYHSSYVHQPLEISCMLLLIILGKVFLDFFMLQVKQKNVKVSFMGYFCVSLALLDFTLLMSISFIFYFEDFALWGMRFTKYHICLFTQIISLTYSIVHYPVYLVAGLDYYMTVAQTSQFPRRGHRILYVLLVVVIWISGFFCILTAPPVYGELEMQNRFSPYQCPLYASLQSYSVSCAVVLLVGTALLACWREVLSMLLSVRVISFSSQPVLMFSYMSNNSGTSFKWQLLTRLLVCFLGTWAPFVLLQVIILFLGAQIPAYMEMNVPWLYFINSFLIAVAYWCRCQDVELTEETWATDPFVSWKFCFMPFNNENTEPADKLGTVVVIC